From one Phycisphaerae bacterium genomic stretch:
- a CDS encoding putative metal-binding motif-containing protein, which translates to MPGVMLSYVAYQMALLLLVGAGAASARAQCPNDGDGDGYAAGGCTQNCDDCAGTAADCDDTRPTVNPGAAEICGDGLDNDCDGAADGADSDVVLIPDETVPVFGFETRGECEGTGQPCDLRFPNQLPPGCNCIPGPANFNQVIQACVDNGVVTGPCDEGDPDEPGSQAVGSTCMTGGTCQPIPVAIGEPCIIGLGVCRRLGTVVCQDGSVVCNATAGTPEVAVEGGGSDPATDPRCFDELDNDCDGLVDHEDLECQTAERCDGFDNNNDGMIDEAFPQLGQPCTVGPQGTPCENTGVYVCSSSGGVECNLNPLPPSEKPEASCGDGIDNDCDGFVDCDDSNCIRPEICDGMDNDCDGNVDEGFAQLGQPCSIGQGACRGDGMFVCNPQGTAVVCNAMPSASSPERRTAGNSCSDGIDNDCDGLIDDAETECQASELTVECSLIYDGPPDRRKSVNERGRGEPGADCGGWHVIEWETAGSVGDVTCSAVLKGLDPDGNILGVLDVAMDERAHLVSRIDPEDLKIVSRSNRARGRWHEVFAPVPLLEVTCRDEARTAKAYCSNVAYLEVIQPDGSVVSSSAGDEAVVDVAMPRINPRSLKVLVDCVDIIPQLVADPATQLPGGPFSGPVNVNGKMMTVKDLIVNTPIPSSESSVESKGANRLTMTIVGAGCGGHAIQVDGEPSEDLIPTRPGRLTPECHYDDGKDLGEWSVFEITINSPTEGQIIDNGGLRPDQIRVTGEVCAGEEIAEVLINGQVAALAPPTIQQGVGECAGNSKTVTIPIDEDVPVTDVAAVLSGAQSTRGSFDPGPNILIAQAADIMGNTTHDLVPFVVGPAIPTPVISAGRGLRPGGGPVAGRSPLANGVQIPRAFTMVLDDTVTLDNGNRALREFFDETMREFSLNLANCLLQPREFCCSTKLPMPWWTCDPNVTICTTPELAQTPEQFAETFDVQVVPHDGFVTISTRIPEFRLSSRADGKCCSPSCGFFCVSRTKVDYDGVISIPDITIEIDISEENILMQDGTFTVRFIPGDDANIGISGNIGTAIKTGCGLFSVGTLLDVIFPLRPVLNILTNSFARILGFVIQQQGIDLCPFVKEIAGKDGMNNQSDDLALGREDLSEKFGFALEHTVDDAEITPSGIAISIAAMIEPILVDGQTGTITGTLSTNAPLVVPNVPPTNNLRSISMAIADDFWNQFLAALVQSGKLRAQFTRVLKLSDYLPACETIANDVLRARCVGLSDCRDAADFDAFDRCQVCLDQFDPLTLARTTCITAARRARDRKINRDTDIVLHARAENPPAFYLDDDPNTPNVEIIFRTGEMRAALIANRDSNENVGGFSFGEGTCDPNAACDPENRCDQGDLDKLDLSTVPDCSLDSIPFNTDCLLWSTCLDLDIKFSIGVSNVEVDGKMRPQLSFDLIGISEPPPGSVAEDQGEQCGGSFQIPDLDFLNTETLMNDARRGIERSFCENTPPFQAEALDFGGIVQFLNPSLQTVSNCTNDAECDTHFADYLVITGDLKSNGLGAFIADQVCQQIQMKVTENTGACKSDSGESNMSREKVCQ; encoded by the coding sequence ATGCCGGGCGTAATGTTGTCGTATGTTGCCTATCAGATGGCACTCCTTCTGCTCGTTGGCGCGGGCGCGGCGTCGGCTCGGGCCCAATGCCCAAACGATGGCGATGGGGACGGCTACGCAGCCGGCGGATGCACGCAGAATTGCGATGATTGTGCAGGAACCGCGGCGGACTGTGACGACACCAGGCCGACGGTGAACCCCGGCGCGGCGGAAATTTGCGGCGACGGGCTGGACAATGATTGTGACGGGGCCGCAGACGGCGCGGACAGTGATGTCGTGCTGATTCCGGACGAAACCGTGCCGGTTTTTGGCTTTGAGACACGAGGTGAGTGCGAGGGGACCGGGCAGCCGTGCGACCTTCGATTCCCCAACCAGCTTCCTCCCGGCTGCAACTGCATTCCTGGACCGGCGAACTTCAATCAGGTCATTCAAGCGTGCGTCGACAACGGTGTTGTAACGGGTCCCTGCGACGAGGGCGATCCTGACGAACCCGGCTCCCAGGCTGTCGGAAGCACCTGCATGACCGGCGGCACCTGCCAACCCATCCCGGTCGCCATCGGCGAACCTTGCATTATTGGCCTGGGCGTATGCCGACGGCTCGGCACCGTCGTTTGCCAAGACGGCTCCGTAGTGTGTAATGCAACGGCGGGCACTCCGGAGGTTGCGGTGGAGGGGGGCGGTTCCGATCCCGCAACTGATCCACGTTGCTTTGATGAATTGGATAACGACTGTGACGGGTTGGTCGACCACGAAGACCTTGAATGCCAGACAGCGGAACGATGCGATGGGTTTGACAACAACAATGATGGGATGATCGATGAGGCATTCCCGCAGCTCGGGCAGCCGTGTACGGTAGGGCCGCAGGGAACGCCGTGCGAAAATACCGGCGTTTATGTTTGCAGCTCCTCAGGCGGCGTCGAGTGCAACCTGAATCCACTCCCCCCGTCCGAAAAGCCGGAGGCCTCCTGCGGGGACGGTATCGACAACGACTGCGACGGATTTGTCGACTGCGATGACAGTAACTGCATTAGGCCGGAAATCTGTGACGGGATGGACAACGATTGCGACGGCAACGTGGATGAAGGCTTCGCCCAGCTTGGCCAGCCATGCTCCATTGGACAGGGTGCATGCCGCGGTGACGGCATGTTTGTCTGCAATCCTCAAGGAACTGCCGTCGTCTGCAACGCGATGCCTTCAGCCTCTTCTCCCGAGCGGCGCACGGCCGGGAACAGCTGCTCCGACGGAATCGATAACGACTGCGACGGACTGATTGACGATGCGGAAACTGAATGCCAGGCATCGGAGTTGACTGTCGAATGTTCGCTGATCTATGACGGCCCACCTGATCGTCGTAAGTCTGTCAACGAGCGCGGCCGGGGCGAGCCCGGTGCGGACTGTGGCGGATGGCATGTCATCGAGTGGGAAACAGCGGGCAGCGTCGGCGACGTCACTTGCTCGGCCGTGCTGAAAGGCCTTGATCCCGACGGGAACATCCTTGGCGTTCTCGACGTGGCGATGGACGAGCGGGCTCACCTTGTCAGTCGTATCGATCCTGAAGATCTAAAGATCGTATCGCGCTCCAACCGCGCGCGGGGCCGGTGGCATGAGGTTTTCGCGCCAGTTCCGTTGCTGGAAGTCACGTGCCGGGATGAAGCCCGAACGGCAAAGGCGTATTGTTCCAATGTCGCCTATCTCGAGGTGATCCAGCCTGACGGATCCGTGGTAAGCTCGTCGGCGGGGGATGAAGCTGTTGTGGACGTGGCCATGCCGCGAATTAACCCTCGCTCGCTCAAGGTATTGGTAGACTGCGTGGATATCATTCCACAGCTTGTGGCTGATCCTGCAACGCAACTACCCGGCGGCCCTTTCAGCGGCCCGGTCAACGTCAACGGTAAGATGATGACCGTCAAGGATCTGATCGTTAACACTCCCATCCCGTCCTCAGAGTCGTCGGTCGAAAGCAAGGGGGCCAATCGACTTACGATGACTATCGTCGGCGCCGGTTGCGGCGGACACGCCATCCAAGTGGACGGCGAACCTTCTGAGGACCTTATCCCCACGCGCCCGGGTCGACTTACCCCAGAGTGTCACTATGACGACGGGAAGGACCTCGGCGAATGGTCCGTCTTTGAGATCACCATCAACAGTCCCACGGAGGGGCAGATCATCGATAACGGCGGACTGCGACCCGACCAGATTCGCGTCACGGGCGAAGTCTGTGCTGGCGAGGAGATCGCCGAGGTCCTCATCAACGGCCAAGTTGCCGCACTGGCTCCACCCACAATTCAGCAGGGAGTCGGGGAATGTGCTGGAAACAGCAAGACAGTGACGATCCCGATTGACGAGGACGTACCCGTAACAGACGTGGCCGCGGTCTTGTCCGGAGCGCAAAGCACGCGAGGATCATTTGATCCCGGTCCAAACATTCTCATCGCACAAGCCGCCGACATCATGGGCAACACCACGCACGATCTGGTTCCTTTCGTGGTCGGACCGGCGATTCCGACACCGGTGATCAGCGCCGGCCGCGGACTCCGCCCCGGGGGCGGACCGGTAGCGGGCCGCTCACCGCTCGCCAACGGCGTACAGATTCCCAGAGCCTTCACGATGGTGCTGGACGATACGGTCACGCTGGACAACGGCAATCGCGCGCTTCGGGAGTTCTTTGATGAGACGATGCGGGAATTCAGTCTCAATCTTGCAAACTGCCTGCTCCAGCCGCGCGAGTTCTGTTGCAGCACGAAGCTGCCTATGCCGTGGTGGACGTGTGATCCGAATGTGACAATCTGCACGACACCAGAGCTTGCTCAAACGCCGGAGCAATTCGCCGAAACCTTTGATGTCCAAGTCGTTCCGCACGATGGCTTTGTGACCATCAGCACGCGAATTCCCGAGTTCCGCCTCAGTTCGCGGGCCGATGGAAAATGCTGCAGCCCGAGTTGCGGGTTCTTCTGCGTCTCCCGCACGAAGGTTGACTATGACGGCGTGATATCGATTCCGGACATCACCATCGAAATCGATATCAGTGAAGAGAACATCCTCATGCAGGATGGAACGTTCACGGTACGGTTTATTCCCGGAGACGACGCCAACATCGGCATCAGCGGAAACATCGGCACGGCCATAAAGACCGGTTGCGGGCTGTTCAGCGTTGGAACTCTGCTGGATGTCATCTTTCCGCTTCGGCCGGTTCTCAACATTCTGACCAACAGCTTCGCGCGTATTCTAGGTTTCGTGATCCAACAGCAGGGCATTGATCTATGCCCCTTTGTCAAGGAGATTGCCGGCAAGGACGGCATGAATAACCAGTCGGACGATCTCGCTCTGGGGCGGGAAGACCTCAGCGAGAAATTCGGCTTTGCGCTCGAGCACACGGTGGATGACGCAGAAATTACGCCCAGCGGTATCGCCATCTCCATAGCGGCCATGATTGAACCAATCCTGGTGGACGGACAAACAGGAACAATCACCGGAACCCTGAGCACCAACGCGCCGTTGGTCGTGCCCAACGTGCCGCCGACGAACAACCTGCGAAGCATTTCCATGGCCATTGCCGACGACTTCTGGAATCAGTTCCTCGCAGCACTCGTTCAGTCCGGGAAGCTTCGAGCGCAGTTCACGCGTGTGCTGAAGCTCAGCGACTACCTGCCAGCGTGCGAGACGATCGCCAACGACGTCCTTCGGGCCCGGTGCGTCGGCCTGAGCGACTGCCGGGACGCGGCCGATTTCGACGCGTTTGATCGGTGCCAGGTCTGTCTCGATCAGTTCGATCCGTTGACGCTCGCCCGGACGACGTGCATCACCGCCGCCCGCCGGGCTCGGGATCGCAAGATCAACCGCGACACGGACATCGTTCTCCACGCCCGGGCGGAGAATCCTCCGGCATTCTACCTGGATGACGATCCAAACACGCCGAACGTGGAAATCATCTTCCGGACCGGCGAGATGCGCGCGGCGCTCATCGCCAACCGGGATAGCAACGAAAACGTCGGTGGTTTCAGTTTTGGCGAAGGCACGTGCGATCCCAATGCGGCCTGCGACCCTGAGAATCGATGCGACCAGGGAGATCTGGACAAGCTCGATCTGAGCACTGTGCCCGATTGTTCACTCGACTCGATTCCCTTCAATACTGACTGCCTGCTCTGGTCAACTTGCCTTGACCTAGACATCAAATTCTCCATCGGTGTGAGCAATGTTGAGGTCGACGGCAAGATGCGCCCCCAGTTGAGCTTTGACCTCATCGGGATCAGCGAGCCGCCGCCGGGCTCCGTGGCTGAAGACCAGGGTGAACAGTGCGGTGGTTCGTTCCAGATCCCGGACTTGGATTTCCTGAATACGGAAACTCTGATGAACGACGCACGCCGAGGTATTGAACGGAGCTTCTGCGAAAACACGCCTCCCTTCCAGGCGGAAGCGCTCGATTTCGGCGGGATTGTGCAGTTTCTGAATCCGAGCCTCCAGACGGTATCCAACTGTACGAACGACGCGGAGTGCGATACGCACTTCGCCGACTACCTCGTGATTACGGGAGACTTGAAGAGCAACGGCCTTGGCGCCTTCATTGCCGACCAGGTTTGCCAGCAAATCCAGATGAAGGTGACGGAAAATACCGGCGCTTGCAAGTCGGACAGTGGTGAGAGCAACATGTCCCGAGAGAAAGTCTGCCAGTAA